In Terriglobus sp. TAA 43, a single window of DNA contains:
- a CDS encoding ATP synthase subunit I — MEPTEIPAGFTDADAREVIARAVKIVAVMAAVCVIPAWVKGGWRSALLLLIGAAIAGSGLWEWRRLMAALTAKMEPLPGEHIVGARRPSIGFALVGFFLRLFVVVGVLYVSLKYLNGSALALAAGLAMGVIALTIEGLRLLRSGTI; from the coding sequence GTGGAACCAACAGAGATTCCCGCGGGTTTTACGGACGCGGATGCGCGCGAAGTGATTGCGCGTGCAGTGAAGATTGTGGCCGTGATGGCGGCCGTGTGCGTGATTCCAGCGTGGGTTAAGGGCGGCTGGCGGTCGGCGCTTTTGCTGCTGATTGGTGCGGCGATTGCGGGTAGCGGATTGTGGGAGTGGCGGCGTTTGATGGCCGCGTTGACGGCGAAGATGGAGCCGCTGCCGGGCGAGCATATTGTGGGTGCGCGGAGGCCTTCGATTGGGTTCGCGCTGGTGGGGTTCTTTCTCCGTTTATTCGTCGTCGTGGGCGTTCTGTATGTTAGCCTTAAGTATCTGAATGGCTCCGCGCTGGCACTTGCGGCGGGTCTTGCGATGGGTGTAATTGCACTGACGATCGAAGGCTTGCGGCTGTTGCGTAGCGGCACGATTTAG
- a CDS encoding ATPase, translating into MSGDGNIPGKPKGALGDLVKAETMIQLALALPIGCVVGWLLGSLVDHHYGTRYGGIVGIVIGAVGGFIKIFQTAQKYMKDNN; encoded by the coding sequence ATGAGCGGAGACGGCAACATTCCGGGTAAACCGAAGGGCGCGCTGGGCGATCTGGTGAAAGCCGAGACGATGATTCAGCTGGCGCTGGCGCTGCCGATTGGGTGCGTGGTGGGTTGGCTGCTGGGGTCGCTGGTGGACCATCACTATGGCACTCGTTACGGCGGCATTGTCGGCATTGTGATTGGCGCCGTTGGCGGGTTTATCAAGATCTTCCAGACCGCGCAGAAGTATATGAAGGACAACAATTAA
- a CDS encoding amino acid--tRNA ligase-related protein, which translates to MFASDFEERLFKERQEKLDKIAELGAQAGLSRLEATYPNSFAFTHTAPQIIGTFADTTGELLEADKPHVAIAGRVMAHRRQGKAGFAVLQNNGARIQIYVRKDDVGEPAFELYKLLDLGDHIGVTGFLFRTRTGELTVHVESLTFLSKAMVALPDKFHGLTDIELRYRQRYVDLFMDTGEDAAEPTTEESVTENENPEAIAAATAPMKRLPAREVFVKRAQVLKALRKFFDDRGYLEVETPMMQPVAGGAAARPFVTHHNTLDMELFLRIAPELYLKRLVVGGMDRVYEINRNFRNEGISTQHNPEFTMLEFYQAYANYHDLMNLTEEIVTFVANEVNGTTVVDFPLPKGPRAGEMVEIDLGKWTRLSMKEAIIKFWPEWLTPIELSDLESKEALTLKLKNALAAGFNVATENSFDDGPGAEISAEQIVVAKALNAVFHGLSNAPLGKAISDVFESVAEHHLIQPTIIYDFPLAVSPLSKVKPNEPDWTERFEFYIGGFEIGNAFSELNDSEDQLRRFEDQMTQKNAGDEEANDMDEDYVKALRYGLPPTGGEGIGIDRLTMLLTGSRSIRDVILFPLLRPSKKAQDKEDTKQAEETK; encoded by the coding sequence TTGTTCGCATCCGACTTTGAAGAGCGCCTGTTCAAAGAGCGCCAGGAAAAACTCGACAAGATCGCCGAATTAGGCGCACAAGCAGGCTTGTCGCGGCTCGAAGCCACTTACCCCAACAGCTTCGCCTTCACCCACACCGCGCCACAGATCATCGGCACCTTCGCCGACACCACCGGCGAACTCCTCGAAGCCGACAAGCCCCACGTCGCCATCGCAGGCCGAGTGATGGCCCATCGCCGCCAGGGCAAGGCAGGCTTCGCGGTTCTGCAGAACAACGGCGCACGCATCCAGATCTACGTCCGCAAAGACGACGTTGGCGAACCCGCATTCGAGCTCTACAAACTCCTCGACCTCGGCGACCACATCGGCGTCACCGGCTTCCTCTTCCGCACACGCACCGGCGAACTCACCGTCCACGTTGAATCGCTCACCTTCCTCTCGAAGGCAATGGTCGCGCTCCCCGACAAGTTCCACGGCCTCACCGACATCGAACTGCGCTACCGCCAGCGCTACGTCGATCTCTTCATGGACACCGGCGAAGACGCCGCCGAACCGACCACCGAAGAATCCGTAACGGAGAACGAGAACCCCGAAGCAATCGCCGCAGCAACAGCACCGATGAAGCGCCTCCCCGCACGCGAAGTCTTCGTGAAGCGCGCACAGGTTCTCAAAGCACTGCGCAAGTTCTTCGACGACCGCGGCTACCTCGAAGTCGAAACGCCCATGATGCAGCCCGTCGCAGGCGGCGCAGCAGCACGCCCGTTCGTAACGCACCACAATACGCTCGACATGGAACTCTTCCTGCGCATCGCGCCGGAGCTGTACCTGAAGCGCCTGGTCGTCGGTGGCATGGATCGCGTCTACGAGATCAATCGCAACTTCCGCAACGAAGGCATCAGCACCCAGCACAACCCCGAATTCACCATGCTGGAGTTCTACCAGGCCTACGCCAACTACCACGACCTGATGAACCTCACGGAAGAGATCGTCACCTTCGTAGCCAACGAAGTGAACGGCACCACCGTAGTCGACTTCCCACTGCCAAAGGGCCCGCGCGCAGGCGAGATGGTCGAGATCGACTTGGGCAAGTGGACCCGCCTTTCCATGAAGGAAGCCATCATCAAGTTCTGGCCGGAATGGCTCACTCCAATCGAACTGTCCGATCTTGAGAGCAAAGAAGCGCTCACTCTGAAGCTGAAGAATGCACTCGCTGCAGGCTTCAACGTCGCTACGGAAAATTCATTCGACGACGGCCCCGGAGCAGAGATTTCGGCAGAGCAAATCGTCGTTGCTAAGGCTCTCAACGCCGTATTTCACGGCCTCAGCAATGCGCCTTTAGGCAAAGCAATCTCCGATGTCTTTGAGTCTGTCGCCGAACATCACCTCATCCAGCCAACGATCATCTACGACTTCCCACTAGCCGTCTCACCGCTAAGCAAGGTGAAACCAAACGAGCCAGACTGGACCGAGCGTTTCGAGTTCTACATCGGCGGCTTTGAAATCGGTAACGCCTTCTCCGAGTTGAACGACTCGGAAGACCAGCTACGCCGCTTCGAAGATCAGATGACCCAGAAGAACGCGGGCGACGAAGAAGCCAACGACATGGACGAGGACTACGTAAAAGCCCTCCGCTACGGCCTGCCTCCCACCGGCGGCGAAGGCATCGGCATCGACCGCCTCACCATGCTCCTAACCGGCTCGCGCTCCATCCGCGACGTCATCCTCTTCCCCCTCCTACGCCCCTCAAAGAAAGCGCAGGACAAGGAAGACACCAAACAAGCAGAAGAAACAAAGTAA
- a CDS encoding Rieske (2Fe-2S) protein: MAQWVRLCAAGDVPQPGTVGQFEAQGVDVCLANIGGELHAMDNWCPHRRGPLGEGWVEGDRVVCPWHAWGFEVSTGNCPEEKGHVDVFPVRVDGEDVLVDLA, translated from the coding sequence ATGGCGCAGTGGGTTCGTTTGTGTGCGGCGGGGGATGTGCCGCAGCCGGGTACGGTGGGGCAGTTTGAGGCGCAGGGTGTGGATGTTTGTCTTGCGAATATCGGCGGGGAACTGCATGCCATGGATAACTGGTGCCCGCATCGGCGCGGACCTCTTGGAGAAGGCTGGGTGGAAGGGGATCGCGTGGTTTGTCCCTGGCATGCGTGGGGTTTTGAGGTGAGTACGGGGAATTGCCCTGAAGAGAAGGGGCATGTGGATGTGTTTCCTGTTCGCGTGGACGGGGAAGATGTTTTGGTGGATTTGGCCTGA
- a CDS encoding serine aminopeptidase domain-containing protein, whose product MAKSKKKQQNPPKTVQVIDPRWLLKMLGLTIGAAFVCAYLAMGAMIYMGAWQLVLHPTRKPNVGTGLASEKLRFGPDTSGQPQLSGEWIAANDQSPRSSYAVLYLRGADGQLDAGDGTQIAALHDEGLNVLAFDYRGYGESAQRPHPSQDRMLADAVSAWEYLTGTRHIQPDHVLVFGSGIGVSIGTQLLQNYGPGAGLIAYNADPSVEARVRADARVLLYPMSVVFHDGFPLDGLKHLAAPKLLYTVGPLDKARTAVYQSAADPKLTVEVPTHDAAVEKASLARFLDSTLPGGPVPVLAPTTK is encoded by the coding sequence ATGGCGAAGTCGAAGAAAAAGCAGCAGAACCCACCCAAAACCGTTCAGGTTATCGATCCGCGTTGGCTCCTCAAGATGCTCGGCCTCACCATTGGCGCGGCCTTCGTCTGCGCCTATCTGGCAATGGGAGCAATGATCTACATGGGTGCGTGGCAGCTTGTCCTTCATCCCACGCGCAAGCCGAATGTAGGCACAGGTTTGGCCTCCGAGAAGCTCCGCTTCGGCCCCGATACCAGCGGCCAGCCGCAGCTCTCCGGCGAATGGATCGCCGCTAACGACCAATCGCCACGCTCCTCCTACGCTGTCCTCTACCTCCGCGGAGCCGACGGCCAACTCGATGCCGGTGACGGCACGCAGATCGCCGCCCTACACGACGAGGGACTGAATGTCCTCGCCTTCGACTACCGCGGCTACGGCGAAAGCGCCCAGCGTCCGCATCCCAGCCAGGACCGCATGCTGGCCGACGCCGTCTCCGCCTGGGAATACCTCACCGGAACACGCCACATCCAACCAGACCACGTGCTGGTCTTCGGTAGCGGCATCGGCGTCTCCATCGGTACACAACTGCTCCAGAACTACGGTCCCGGCGCAGGCCTGATCGCCTACAACGCCGACCCATCCGTAGAGGCCCGCGTCCGCGCGGATGCCCGCGTACTGCTCTACCCGATGAGCGTGGTCTTCCACGACGGCTTCCCGCTCGACGGCCTGAAGCACCTCGCAGCCCCCAAGCTGCTGTACACCGTCGGTCCGCTGGACAAGGCTCGCACTGCCGTCTACCAGAGTGCCGCCGACCCCAAGCTGACCGTCGAGGTCCCCACTCACGACGCCGCCGTGGAGAAGGCCTCACTCGCCCGCTTCCTGGACAGCACCCTACCCGGTGGCCCCGTGCCGGTGTTGGCACCCACAACGAAATAG
- a CDS encoding DoxX family protein — MGRFFDRLQPFALLVLRLVLGAALISASWHKVIPHGGLHGNNLFSAIEKWNHYVMTLGMPAWLGTVSALSEFLGGFCILLGLLTRLFGALTTITLIVGIAKVTYPAYDASKYPLAVGVLALIATAFGAGMLSLDRRLGLE; from the coding sequence ATGGGCCGATTCTTCGACCGTCTGCAACCCTTTGCCCTGCTCGTCCTGCGTCTAGTCCTTGGCGCGGCGCTCATCTCTGCAAGCTGGCATAAGGTCATTCCGCACGGCGGTCTGCACGGCAACAACCTCTTCTCCGCCATCGAGAAGTGGAACCACTACGTGATGACGCTGGGCATGCCCGCATGGCTCGGCACGGTCTCCGCATTGTCGGAGTTCCTGGGTGGCTTCTGCATCCTGTTGGGCCTGCTGACCCGCCTCTTCGGCGCGCTGACCACCATCACCCTTATCGTCGGCATCGCCAAGGTCACATACCCGGCATACGATGCCTCCAAGTACCCGCTCGCCGTCGGCGTCCTGGCACTCATCGCCACCGCCTTCGGTGCCGGCATGCTCTCCCTCGACCGCCGTCTAGGCCTCGAGTAG